DNA sequence from the Myxococcaceae bacterium genome:
TTATTGAATACTTCAAAGCGCAACATCCCATCATCCATTGGCACTATCGAGGCCATGGGCACTCCGATACACCAGAACAGATTCAGAACATCGGCATGGAGCATGCTGGACGGGATCTTGAACTCATTTTAGATCATTTTGGGTACGATGAGGCAATTTTGTGCGGCCATTCCATGGGCGTTCAAGTTGCCTTAGAAGCCTATCGAAACCGTCCGGATCGATACCCAAGGCTCATCCTGATGTGTGGAAGTTACGAATACCCGCTTTTACACTGGCATAATTCACCGATCCGTCATCGCCGTCCAACTTGGCTCAATCAGATGATTTCAGCCGGTTTCCCTAGAATATTTCCACTGATTCAGAAATACCACTTTGTATGGCAATCGCTTTGGTCGCTCTTGCTCAGCACAGACCTTCCTTACCAAATCGCGATGTATTTTGAAGTGAATCGAAAAAGAATCGAAAAGGAAGATTTTTTACCTTACTTTAAGCATCTCAGCAGCATGCCCATTGAAGTCTTCGTACAGATGCTCAAGAGCTATTCGGAGCATAGCGCCCGAGCAGTCTTGGAACAAATCGACAAACCGACCCTCATTATATCCGGTGGCCAAGATACCTTCTGCCCTCATTGGATATTAGAGGATCTCCATCGCACTGTCGAGAATAGCGAACTACTCTACATTCCAGATGGCACTCATTGCGCCCCCATTGAGCATCCGGAGCTCATTCATTTGCGGACGGAGAAATTTTTACGGCCTCTTCATTCTCGTCGCTCAGATAGCACGATCGACGCTTACACTGCGATTCGCTAGAACTGCGCACGATCCACAATCCCCTAAGCACATGTTCGTCTGGCCCCATCACTTCAAGCAGATTAAATCAGTCGGTCTCGGATTTTGGTCTTCGGGTCTATATGTACCCAATCCTACCAGTGCTTGATTGACAAAAATCAACAAGCCTAGCTTTCACTTGCACAACAATCAGCATAAGCCTATAAAAGACTCATTGCTTTTTATGGTTTGAATTAACCTGACAAGAGTGATGTGGATTTATGCGATTTTTATCTATTGTTTTTCTTACATTGAGTTTGTTGTCTTTTGGAACAAAAGCAAGTTTTGTGCTCCAGAATAGCTTCTCAGAATTTCTAAGTCAGCAATTTTCAAATCTGACGCAGCTCAAGAATCAAACAAGCTCTTTATCCAAAGAACTCGTCACGCAAAATGCCATGAGAGGATTATGGGCTTTCATCGGCCCTCATCTTGAAGCCTTACCGGGTTACAAGAAGCCTTTTAGTTCAAATTGCTCTGTGTTTTTCGATGTCGAAATTGATCAGGTTGTATGTGACGCGCAATTTGAAGAGGTTCAAGAAATTTCGACATCTTGCAAAGCAGAGCAACCGTTTCCAGTGGGGTATTTGACCCAGTTACACAAGAGCAATATTCTCCAGACGCGGATTGTTGTGGGTCTGGCGCCTGTGCAACATCCACAGATAATGTATTGGTTGTATGGTAAATTGCCATCGACGCCAACAGGGTCCTTGACTCAAACGTATACGGAAAACATGAGTCCAACGGACTCTCTATCAGATACTTCCGCATCCAAATCAGGTAGCCATTCTGCATCAAACCCAATGTCTGACACAGCAGTACAATCCTTGACACAGAGTCTTACTTTCGGCGCCATATCCCAATCCTTATCCCAATCGCCTTCCTCCGCATCCATGTGCTCCTCGATAGATCCCTACGCGGACGCAACGAATCAAACAGGACGTTATTGGGTATCTGGTGACATTTCCGATTCGACGGTCACTGATTTGTGGACAGGCCTCATGTGGGAACAGACAGGCTCTGCCACACCCTTGACTTGGAATACGTCCGCACTACCAGGATCGGCCCAGGCGT
Encoded proteins:
- a CDS encoding alpha/beta hydrolase, with the protein product MSQNRNLEIHSKIDTPDGTGLFARLIRMPSAKNHIPIILNDGLGCNGFIWKHFIEYFKAQHPIIHWHYRGHGHSDTPEQIQNIGMEHAGRDLELILDHFGYDEAILCGHSMGVQVALEAYRNRPDRYPRLILMCGSYEYPLLHWHNSPIRHRRPTWLNQMISAGFPRIFPLIQKYHFVWQSLWSLLLSTDLPYQIAMYFEVNRKRIEKEDFLPYFKHLSSMPIEVFVQMLKSYSEHSARAVLEQIDKPTLIISGGQDTFCPHWILEDLHRTVENSELLYIPDGTHCAPIEHPELIHLRTEKFLRPLHSRRSDSTIDAYTAIR